tgTCCACAATTATACCACACcagagaagaaaacataaaatttcaatagtTAAAATGaagtaaagtaaaataaatataaatatattattatttttttatatatatgggGCTTAtgtacacaatttttttattatttaattacaattaatgACAATATAGTTTTAAGATAGtgattatgaaaattaataaatttattctataataatttatagttaatttttttgtatgtaCATAATGAATTACTTTTTAGTCCATTCTTTtacaattatcttttaatttataaaacgtGATATTTTatctgaaaaaaattcaaatcagTTTTATTTGAATCAATTGAGTTGTCATGATTtctcttaaataatatttttttttttttaaataagttgttAACAGTTATAGGCAAGTGTGATCACTTTCCTCCATTGCTATAGGATACACGTACTCGAGTATCTTAAAGATAGGGTACACTTACtcgtttattttcaaaatatatatatatatattttctaccaaaattataaaaaattaaaaaatggaaaGAATAAAATTACCTAGTCTTATTCTTAGTCGTATTCTACTTTATCTTTTTGCTTTTATCGAGCATATATTTTGGACGTATATTAATTCTTgggaaataaaaagaaaaagtattggGTGGTGAATTGCGTCAAGGAGAGTTGGACAAGTTGAGCTCGGGGAACGTAACACGTAAGACCTGCATGCATGCGAAGACACCTCAAACCCTATCTTCATTCAGATACCAACAACCACAACATCCATAAATTATTACCAAAGCCAAATTCACAAACCCAAACCCAAAAGAGTTTCGCCATGACTTCTTTCACCAGCTTCTACAAATTTTGGTTCCTGCAGTTGAAGATCATGGTGAAGGATCTGAAGGAGGAGCACAGTCATGAAGGCATGGAGAAGGTGCTGAGACACCACGGAGAATACTACAAAGAAAAATGGATTGCGATGAACAAGGATCCTCTCAGCATGTTCACCTCGCCGTGGAACACCAACCTTGAACGCTCCCTCCACTGGATCACAGGGTGGCGCCCCACCACCGCCTTCCACCTCATCTACACCGAGTCTTCTCTCCTCTTTGAGACTCACATCATCGATATCCTCCATGGCCTCCGCACCGGAGACCTCGGCGATCTCAACCCCTCCCAGTTTCGTTACATGAGCGATCTTCAGTGTGATACTGTATCTAACACTCTCTCTCTTATCACTTTTAAATTCTTAATCTTGCTCATAATTTTGTCTGGGTAAAGTAACATTTTCTAtcgaaacaaaataataaataattgcatTGAAGAATCTGTATGATGATTGTTAACCATCTAGAGTAGATTTAAATCCTGTGATTAGAAGAAAGGTAACAGAAGATTTTGTCGTTTATTGAGATGAGACAGATGCAAAGACAAGAAGACAGACAGTGTCTAATGAAATTTGATGTTGTAGTGTTCACGTGAAggtttcttgttttttttgttttgttgaagGTGGttgtttttgaattgttttttgaaGGTGAGAGAGGAGAATGAGATTACTGAAGGGTTATCAGAGTGGCAGAACAGTGCGAGCGAGATGATGGGTTGTGAGatggagatgaaggagaagatcAGAGAGCTGATACTTATCATAAAGAGAGCAGATGATCTACGGCTGAAAACGCTGCAGGGTGTGGTGAGGTTGCTTTCAAGGC
This region of Vigna unguiculata cultivar IT97K-499-35 chromosome 5, ASM411807v1, whole genome shotgun sequence genomic DNA includes:
- the LOC114184153 gene encoding protein DOG1-like 4: MTSFTSFYKFWFLQLKIMVKDLKEEHSHEGMEKVLRHHGEYYKEKWIAMNKDPLSMFTSPWNTNLERSLHWITGWRPTTAFHLIYTESSLLFETHIIDILHGLRTGDLGDLNPSQFRYMSDLQCDTVREENEITEGLSEWQNSASEMMGCEMEMKEKIRELILIIKRADDLRLKTLQGVVRLLSRQQAMEFLIASGELLIGIHNWGLIHDSRRN